AACATTATTTTGTGTGAGTAATCTTCTATGCCGTGTAAAAGTGTGCCCTTGTAACAAACTCTATTCTCTTCTTATTTAATAGATGAGGCAAATCTTTTACCTCCGTTTAAAAAAGGGTGTATTCTCCCTTTCACCAGTTCTTCGCATGTGCACCCTCCAATACGTGGCTATCTCTCACAAAAAAATCAGTTTCCCCCAATTTTTTGTCGTTAGGAAAATAATACGGAGTACTCCAGTAAGAGAAACGTGTCTCTCTGTAGATTTGCATGCGCCTACGTATCCCTCTGCCGATTGGATGCACATACGTATATATCTGTCTCCCAGCGTATTGTATCCGACCAACACGCTGGATGTGGCCACCGAGGGCCCGCTtggaattttttttaaacatagtacagacgcaagcgctgatatacacgcgcatacagtcacccctatgaatgcacacatgcacacctatgagcacctttgaAAGACtgagagcatggttaatagtacaGCCAGCTCATGGCTATATGAcattgccatgtcatctatagccaacctTGTAGCCTTCAAGTATAATAGTAAGATACAAAAATGTGCTACTCCATTAAACATGGCCCACCTGTCACTCTCACatagtgcctaggagcacgtgctgcaGCTGGCTCTTATTCTGTAGCCGGCTCCTCTTCTCTTCCCTCCACGTCAGTAAAAAATTATATTTTAATCCTTACAGCCTGCTTACATAAGCTTATTATACTTGCTCTGAGCCAGCATATCACCTCCCACTGAATGCACATCGCCGAAAATCTTGAAATAAATTcaggaataaatgcgagcatCAGGATTTGAACCCTGATGGGCTAGGGATACTACAGAACCTCTAACCATCCGATCACAGGTCGGTTCACACGGCCCGCTTGGAATCGGTGTAAGATATTACATCCGGATTTAGTATACATGTATTATACCGCCCGCAGCGTGAGTTCCGCCTGGAGAAAAAATGACGCCTAGAGGTCCGTATCGTTTTTACGGGGGTATTGAGAGGCCAAGCGATAATCCAAGCGGAGCCTGATTGATTTTATTCCTGGATTCGGAGCTCCGTGTTGGGTAGCCTGGCTATAGCACGATGGATCATCAGAAGGGGGATCATGAGAAGGCAAGAAGAAGAGAATCACATGCAAGACGGAAGAACGCATTCTGTCAACAGAATGATTGTCCTTTTCTTTCCACCACCGTGTTTTGTTCTTGCAGGTACTATTAAGAAGTCGTTGCACCACCAAACCAGCAAGCAAGCAGACATGACATCATTGATAGACAGCAAAAGAAGAACCGGACAAGAACACCTAAGGGCAACTTTAACGCAGTCCATCAAAATAGGCATTACCAAATATTTGGACGTGTTCGCGGACAGAAACAAGGGTGGCCTCCGTTTAATTGGAgtcaaaaaatgttcactttCAGTTTTTTTTCTATATCCGGGCTACTCAAAACTATCAAAAATAAAATAGCACAATTCTTAAGCAACTGTAAGATAAATATTCCAATGCAACATATTACAATTCATACATAAAGTTTTGAAATAAAATTATTCAAGTTTGAATTCAACTTAGTCAGATACATGTACACTGGGTAGGCTCTCAAAGATAATTGCTTTCTTCATCTCATTACCAAGAACCAAGGATAATTACGTCCTCTGAGTGTGTTCTCCTCTCATTACATCCATGCTCTGCATTTGCCACGACCATATCACGCGGTTACAAATTATAGTAGTCTGGATGAGTATAATACTATTGAACGACCAGCTCATCCTTTAGTATGTTAACACCATATATAGCTGCTAATCTTTTGCACTCTACTGTTTTACTTGTCCTTATGAAAGTTTAAAGATGCTCAACCAGATCATCATGAAGTTGCTCATGAGTTTCTCGATGTCGAGTTTGATAATGAATTTGGATAAAATTCTCAAATGTCACTAGATTCTGCTCTAGAAGCTGGATAGGATCACCCACATTTTGAAAATTCAGATCATGGCGAACTATCACTCTCATCCTCCAcaatcatgttgtgcatgatcacacaaccTATCATCACCTCCCATAATGTCTCTGGATCCCATAGTTTAGCTGGTCCGTGAGCAACTGCAAAGTGGGCTTGGAGCACTCCATATGCCCTCTCCACATCCTTTCTACCAGTTTGTTGTTTTTTTCGCAAAGTGACAATTTTTTGTTACCCCTTGATTTGGAGATGGTCTTGACAAAAGTCGCGCATGAAGGACAAATATCATCACAAAGATAATACCCCATGTTGTATTTATGACCATTGATGGTATAGCTGCACTCAGGATCTTGGACTGCACACAATCTTGCAAACAATGTAGAGCGTGAGCGTTGCAGCATGTTTATGTCATTATGAGGCTCAAACATGCCAAAGAAAGAGTGTCAAATCCAGCGGTAATGTGATGAAACTGCTTCAAGAATTATGTTATTTGTTTGAAATGACCTTGTGCCAAATCCCTTGCTTATGCATATGGAAACTTCTCCCATTTCCATTGCGTGCACTCCAGGTCTGCAGGAGTTAGTTCTCTCAAGTACTCCAGTCCAAACACCTTCACCTCTGCAGTAGCAAATTTGACAATGACTTCAAGGCATGTGTTTTCAGACATCCGGAGGTGCTCGTCCTGTGAATCTGCGGTCGTACTATAGGCAAACATCCTCATTGCAGAGATGTACTTCTGGTAACCAGAGAACCCAATGGTTCTAATGGCATCCTTCTTTAGGGTGAAGTAATCATCATAGGCCCGGACACCATGGTAAAGGCGATCAAACACTTGC
The sequence above is a segment of the Aegilops tauschii subsp. strangulata cultivar AL8/78 chromosome 6, Aet v6.0, whole genome shotgun sequence genome. Coding sequences within it:
- the LOC109752410 gene encoding uncharacterized protein yields the protein MMRSILANTVHAEELVIINKGPIKGHRVLNRNRARGHLMLVDNYIALDAPSEPYFRGHFRMRWQVFDRLYHGVRAYDDYFTLKKDAIRTIGFSGYQKYISAMRMFAYSTTADSQDEHLRMSENTCLEVIVKFATAEVKVFGLEYLRELTPADLECTQWKWEKFPYA